From one Lotus japonicus ecotype B-129 chromosome 3, LjGifu_v1.2 genomic stretch:
- the LOC130745888 gene encoding 54S ribosomal protein L24, mitochondrial-like — MAFRGKEMMKKVLKKVGEKNLSPKSKESLQKCIPKTKIVMGRAKRGLFAGRHIQFGNTVSEDGGNKTRRNWKPNVQDKRLFSYILDRHIRAKVTTHALRCIDKAGGIDEYLLKTPYHKMDTEIGVLWKAKIEKLYEELGKKEVVFFSPEDEANFEQSFKDLKLSEREARKEIRKIMYAGMGKHKLIGVDRKDDQSIEEGGTKNEEETSHDSSKRVVPVSYVLAPDKLKIGSYVSN, encoded by the exons ATGGCGTTCAGAGGGaaagagatgatgaagaaggttCTGAAGAAAGTGGGGGAGAAGAATCTGAGTCCAAAATCGAAGGAATCGTTGCAGAAATGCATTCCCAAAACCAAGATCGTCATGGGTCGTGCCAAACGCGGTCTCTTTGCCGGACGACACATTCAGTTTGGCAATACTGTCAGTGAAGATGGCGGTAACAA GACAAGGAGAAATTGGaagcctaatgtccaggacaagCGGCTGTTTAGTTATATTCTAGATCGACATATTCGTGCTAAAGTCACCACTCATGCTCTTCGTTGCATAGACAAAGCAGGTGGGATTGATGAATACTTGCTGAAAACTCCTTATCACAAGATGGACACAGAAATAGGCGTCCTGTGGAAGGCAAAGATTGAGAAGTTGTACGAAGAGCTTGGCAAGAAGGAGGTTGTGTTCTTTTCACCCGAAGATGAAGCGAACTTTGAACAGAGCTTTAAAGATTTGAAACTATCTGAAAGGGAAGCACGCAAAGAAATCAGAAAAATAATGTATGCTGGGATGGGCAAGCACAAGCTAATTGGTGTTGACCGTAAAGATGATCAATCTATTGAAGAGGGAGGCACTAAAAATGAGGAAGAAACCTCACATGATTCCTCAAAACGGGTGGTTCCTGTGTCATATGTGTTAGCTCCTGACAAGCTCAAAATTGGAAGTTATGTTTCTAATTAA